A part of Vulcanisaeta moutnovskia 768-28 genomic DNA contains:
- a CDS encoding DUF120 domain-containing protein, translated as MSRTSLGIDYKLLRRIPYLILLVKYGINDRDYVAINLTRLANDVGTTPQNVFKIINRLAEDDLIIKSTINGQLAIKFSQRASEALRFVIDTIRHYLDERLVIRLVGNVVSGLGEGSFYMSLDGYVKQFIEKLGFKPYPGTLNIRLKPEYIKYRLYLDALPGIYIEGFSNGVRTYGSVKCFKASIHGLPGAILLIERTHHGLDTIEIISPYRLRYELGLKDGDEVEVLVNL; from the coding sequence GTGAGCCGCACTTCCTTGGGAATTGATTATAAGCTCCTTCGAAGGATTCCATACTTAATATTATTGGTTAAGTACGGCATTAATGATAGAGATTACGTGGCAATAAACCTAACTAGACTCGCTAATGATGTAGGCACAACACCACAGAATGTATTTAAAATAATAAATAGGCTTGCTGAGGACGATTTAATTATTAAGTCTACGATTAATGGTCAATTAGCGATTAAATTTTCCCAAAGGGCCTCCGAGGCTCTTCGATTCGTGATAGACACGATTAGGCATTACCTTGATGAGAGGCTGGTGATTAGACTTGTTGGTAATGTGGTCTCTGGGCTTGGTGAGGGTAGTTTCTACATGAGTCTTGATGGCTATGTTAAACAATTTATTGAGAAGCTTGGGTTTAAGCCATACCCAGGAACCCTCAATATTAGGCTAAAGCCCGAGTACATTAAGTACAGACTTTACCTAGACGCATTGCCAGGCATATACATAGAGGGCTTTAGTAATGGTGTTAGAACGTATGGAAGTGTTAAGTGCTTCAAGGCATCAATACATGGATTACCAGGTGCTATATTACTGATTGAAAGAACTCACCACGGTCTTGACACAATAGAGATAATATCGCCCTATAGATTAAGGTATGAATTAGGTCTTAAGGATGGTGATGAGGTTGAGGTATTAGTGAACCTATGA
- a CDS encoding class II aldolase/adducin family protein translates to MNETSLRRSLVEIFRLAYARKLVDLLGGNASARLSNDEVLITPTSMPKILIKPQSIVKIRLDGTIISGSNPSSEWRMHVGIYKARNDAKFILHTHPPNILALSRAGLKIDLSLSEAISYVGEVVEVPYLKPGSAELANAVSKAVSRRGVTAVILRNHGLVTLGSTPYEALNRAEVLEDLAYITLISNCSSK, encoded by the coding sequence ATGAACGAAACATCATTAAGAAGATCACTTGTTGAGATCTTTAGATTAGCATATGCAAGAAAACTCGTAGACCTACTTGGCGGAAATGCCAGTGCTAGGTTGAGTAATGATGAGGTTTTGATAACACCGACATCGATGCCAAAGATACTCATAAAGCCGCAGAGCATCGTCAAGATTAGGCTTGATGGAACAATCATATCCGGCAGCAATCCCAGCAGTGAGTGGAGGATGCACGTAGGTATTTATAAGGCTAGGAATGATGCTAAGTTTATACTTCATACTCACCCACCCAATATATTGGCATTAAGCAGAGCCGGTCTTAAGATTGACCTATCACTTAGTGAGGCGATATCATACGTTGGTGAAGTTGTTGAGGTGCCTTACCTGAAACCTGGAAGTGCTGAGTTGGCCAATGCCGTTAGTAAGGCAGTGTCTAGAAGGGGCGTGACCGCTGTGATTCTAAGGAATCATGGATTAGTCACACTAGGTTCAACACCGTATGAAGCACTTAATAGGGCTGAGGTTCTTGAAGACCTTGCTTACATAACATTAATATCTAACTGTTCCAGTAAGTAA
- a CDS encoding amidohydrolase family protein: MGYIDAHTHIVFKETITEELLNFALREWGAPRETVLMGVKDVVKILDDANIDYVGIMAFPSRKLGIAKEDYAIRVINAVRDYADRFAIIGGVEANELSIEDTRHWLERQYEAGISAIKVHPPHMWLKPNAYRPEEGGLRQLEIIYQFAVDHGLPVYIHTGTSAFSRARNKYGDPIFVDDVAVDFPRLTILVSHVGRPNWIATAFQLIRIRPNILADLSSIPPKRILDYIPRLSEISDKSIYGSDYPGPGVHDIKANLQEFLNISMSKEVIKKIVDDNPRRVLKPLSRNR; this comes from the coding sequence ATGGGGTATATCGATGCCCATACACACATTGTATTTAAGGAAACAATAACTGAGGAATTACTTAACTTTGCATTAAGGGAATGGGGTGCGCCCCGTGAGACGGTACTAATGGGTGTTAAGGACGTTGTTAAGATACTTGATGATGCGAATATTGATTATGTAGGTATTATGGCATTTCCATCGAGAAAGCTGGGTATTGCCAAGGAGGATTATGCAATAAGGGTAATAAACGCAGTTAGGGATTACGCGGATAGATTTGCGATAATAGGTGGTGTGGAAGCTAATGAGTTGTCCATAGAGGATACTAGGCACTGGCTTGAGAGACAGTATGAGGCGGGTATTAGTGCAATTAAGGTTCATCCACCGCACATGTGGCTGAAACCGAACGCATACAGGCCGGAGGAGGGTGGATTAAGGCAGCTTGAGATTATTTATCAATTCGCAGTAGATCATGGATTGCCGGTCTACATACATACGGGTACGAGCGCATTCTCAAGGGCCAGGAATAAATATGGAGATCCAATATTCGTTGATGATGTCGCTGTGGATTTTCCAAGACTAACGATTCTCGTATCGCATGTAGGTAGACCGAATTGGATTGCTACAGCATTTCAATTAATCAGGATAAGACCAAACATTTTAGCTGATCTTTCAAGTATACCTCCTAAAAGGATACTGGACTACATACCAAGACTCTCTGAAATAAGTGATAAATCAATATATGGGAGTGACTATCCAGGACCTGGCGTCCATGATATAAAGGCAAATCTGCAGGAATTCCTAAATATATCAATGTCGAAGGAAGTGATAAAGAAGATAGTTGATGATAATCCAAGAAGGGTTCTGAAGCCGTTATCAAGAAATAGATAG
- a CDS encoding mechanosensitive ion channel family protein, producing MTDFILQATTSISSALSSMLSELILAIPSIILFIIIALIGYAIAVVVARVIKKLLPSLIKQAGLSPEIVGIIAGAVEAFIILIALAIAFSVLSLGPATVWVAMIAKYLPSLAGAIILLTLGLLLVDLLVDYMQKKMGITDELLATIINVLRFGLYAVIITIAANLAIFYWIPNISPYLFYDIIIASIILLFSFSIVNKAINDISKEHPEMKDILGYARLILYAIFILVTVAIIVQPFANITQIIYAMAWGLAIAFGIIVIPLIYALAKKIVQT from the coding sequence ATGACAGATTTTATACTCCAAGCAACTACGTCCATATCCAGTGCCTTGTCCAGTATGTTGAGTGAGTTAATTCTTGCTATACCATCGATAATACTCTTCATAATAATAGCACTAATAGGTTATGCAATAGCCGTTGTTGTAGCCAGGGTAATTAAAAAGCTCCTGCCATCATTGATCAAGCAGGCTGGTTTGAGCCCTGAGATTGTTGGTATTATTGCTGGTGCCGTTGAGGCCTTCATAATTCTGATAGCGCTTGCTATAGCCTTCTCAGTGTTGAGTCTTGGACCTGCCACGGTTTGGGTTGCAATGATCGCTAAGTACCTGCCATCGCTTGCCGGTGCCATTATATTGCTGACACTGGGCTTATTACTTGTTGACTTATTGGTCGACTATATGCAGAAGAAGATGGGTATTACAGATGAGTTACTTGCAACGATAATTAATGTACTTAGGTTCGGTCTTTACGCAGTGATAATAACGATAGCGGCTAACCTAGCCATTTTCTATTGGATACCTAACATAAGCCCATACCTATTCTACGATATAATAATAGCATCGATAATCCTACTATTCAGCTTCAGCATCGTTAATAAGGCAATTAACGACATTAGTAAGGAACACCCAGAGATGAAGGATATACTTGGCTATGCGAGGTTAATACTTTACGCAATATTCATACTAGTCACTGTGGCCATAATCGTGCAGCCCTTCGCTAACATAACACAGATAATATACGCTATGGCATGGGGTCTAGCAATTGCCTTTGGCATAATAGTAATACCGTTAATTTATGCTCTCGCTAAAAAGATTGTGCAGACATAA
- a CDS encoding S16 family serine protease, with amino-acid sequence MVKDLKIVSIIILMALVLVLSSLIIGLADEWQQIVVYTRSLTVHALAVSSNNSGAIINITITAIKPGSGYVYVASSPLPTAESGTFLSSSQIAALVATYLANQPFNEYNFLINVEPTTLEIGGPSASGYMTVAMWALITNHTLNPDVVMTGMILPDGSIGPVGGLPSKIEAAAQEGYEIVLIPYGQQIYQTSSGQVINLISYGKSLGVDVIPVMDVRQAIYYFTGANLSIPSVSTQVLKNQAYVNVTEFLWMRIYDRIISTGAINSTDPNVTNYIKKAINYGNQSMYYTAASLGFQGLINYYQDEMQNYTSQQLSGLLNQLNIELQNYENTLQHYNVTTANIDIIIGIYDRIFDAQQSLSAAAQDLSSNDISDAISNLAYAKARIETLGDWLAVLNAIKGGAPLSEFYLEDLTSMYLVYAQSITEYTLSLSSAVGVSSVLQGMNSITQEVQEAQNNYQNGLYPLALAQSLDVISSNDAMLHLLFTPIINGEINTGYLVNVTDYVKELAIFNTYEAENRCGLFPMLAVSYIDFGNYYLTRYNSTGNINDLTAALQLYELAASYSQALYELASSTNSCSISFTISSIVPINASNASLNVAPNQPISYNTVPLAVGIALIALAVGVAVFSIKSLKATQT; translated from the coding sequence ATGGTCAAAGACCTTAAGATAGTAAGTATCATAATACTGATGGCGTTGGTCCTAGTACTAAGTTCGTTAATAATTGGATTGGCAGATGAGTGGCAGCAAATCGTCGTATATACTAGGTCATTGACTGTGCATGCATTAGCTGTGTCCTCAAACAATAGTGGTGCTATTATAAATATAACAATAACGGCAATAAAACCAGGCTCAGGTTATGTATATGTTGCCTCAAGCCCACTACCAACTGCTGAAAGTGGTACGTTCTTATCATCATCCCAAATAGCCGCATTGGTCGCCACATACTTAGCAAATCAACCATTTAACGAGTACAATTTCTTAATAAACGTTGAACCAACAACCCTCGAAATTGGTGGTCCATCAGCAAGTGGCTATATGACGGTCGCAATGTGGGCATTAATAACGAATCACACGTTAAATCCTGATGTTGTGATGACCGGCATGATATTACCCGACGGTTCAATAGGTCCAGTGGGTGGCTTACCGTCCAAGATTGAGGCAGCGGCTCAGGAGGGTTATGAAATAGTGTTGATACCGTATGGACAACAAATATATCAGACCAGTAGTGGTCAGGTGATTAACTTAATAAGTTATGGAAAGAGTTTAGGTGTTGATGTAATACCCGTAATGGATGTTAGACAAGCCATTTATTACTTCACGGGTGCCAATCTCTCAATACCATCAGTATCAACACAAGTACTTAAGAATCAGGCTTATGTCAATGTTACGGAATTCCTATGGATGAGGATATACGATAGGATAATTAGCACGGGTGCCATTAACTCCACAGATCCTAATGTCACTAATTACATTAAGAAGGCGATTAATTACGGAAATCAGAGCATGTACTATACCGCAGCAAGTCTTGGATTTCAGGGATTAATTAATTATTACCAAGACGAAATGCAGAACTATACAAGCCAGCAGCTAAGTGGGTTACTTAATCAATTGAACATTGAATTACAGAACTATGAAAATACACTACAGCATTATAACGTGACTACAGCCAACATAGATATAATAATTGGAATATATGATAGGATCTTTGATGCACAACAATCATTGAGTGCCGCGGCTCAGGACTTATCAAGTAATGATATCAGTGACGCAATAAGTAACTTGGCTTATGCGAAGGCTAGGATAGAGACACTGGGTGATTGGTTAGCAGTACTGAATGCAATAAAGGGTGGAGCACCATTATCAGAGTTTTACCTTGAGGATTTAACAAGCATGTACCTGGTATATGCACAATCAATAACCGAGTACACACTCTCATTATCAAGTGCGGTTGGAGTATCTAGTGTTCTTCAGGGTATGAATTCAATAACTCAAGAGGTTCAGGAAGCACAAAATAATTACCAAAATGGCCTCTATCCACTAGCTCTTGCGCAAAGTCTTGATGTTATATCGAGTAATGACGCCATGCTACATCTATTATTTACGCCGATAATAAACGGAGAAATAAACACTGGGTATCTGGTTAATGTTACGGATTACGTCAAGGAGCTAGCAATATTCAATACATATGAGGCAGAGAATAGGTGCGGCTTATTCCCCATGCTTGCAGTATCATACATAGACTTCGGCAACTACTACCTAACCAGGTATAATTCAACCGGTAATATTAATGACCTAACAGCCGCATTGCAACTCTATGAACTAGCAGCCTCATATTCACAGGCTCTTTATGAATTGGCTTCCTCAACGAATTCCTGTAGTATTTCATTCACGATATCGAGCATAGTACCAATAAATGCAAGTAATGCCTCATTAAATGTTGCGCCTAATCAACCAATAAGTTATAACACAGTACCCCTTGCCGTGGGGATCGCATTAATAGCACTTGCGGTAGGTGTTGCTGTATTCTCAATAAAAAGCCTAAAAGCAACTCAAACTTAA
- the argF gene encoding ornithine carbamoyltransferase, with protein MTNVRALKGRDYITLMDYTTDEIKYLLNLSRDLKSRYYQGERYNDILRGRTLLMIFEKPSTRTRVSLDAAATQLGMHVIYSNPQELQLGRGETIADTARVVDRFVDAIAARVYKHESLIEMAKYAVVPVINALSDKEHPLQALADALTLWEVRSRLEGLRIAFVGDGDNNIAHSLMIIGAKLGWEVRIISPRKYWPTKFAELLTEDTRRTGANIMISDNTEDVRGVDAVYTDVWVSMGMETEAEERKKVFRSYQVNAELMRKAGPQAVFMHCLPAHRGEEVTDDVIDGPQSVVWDQAENRLHTAKAVLISLLA; from the coding sequence AAACCTCTCCAGAGACCTTAAATCAAGGTATTACCAAGGTGAGCGGTATAACGATATACTGAGGGGCAGGACTCTCTTAATGATCTTTGAAAAACCAAGTACGAGAACCAGGGTAAGTCTTGATGCGGCTGCAACTCAGTTGGGAATGCATGTCATTTACTCAAATCCGCAGGAGCTTCAGCTAGGCCGTGGAGAGACCATTGCGGATACCGCGAGGGTTGTTGATAGGTTCGTGGACGCCATCGCAGCCAGGGTGTATAAGCATGAGTCATTAATCGAGATGGCTAAGTACGCCGTAGTACCTGTTATAAATGCCTTGAGCGATAAAGAGCATCCATTACAGGCATTGGCAGATGCATTAACCCTATGGGAAGTAAGGAGCAGACTTGAGGGATTAAGAATTGCTTTTGTTGGTGATGGTGATAATAACATTGCCCACTCTCTAATGATAATAGGCGCTAAACTTGGTTGGGAGGTTAGGATAATATCACCTAGAAAGTACTGGCCCACTAAATTTGCTGAGTTGCTTACGGAAGATACGAGGAGGACTGGTGCGAATATCATGATTAGTGATAATACTGAGGACGTGAGAGGGGTTGATGCGGTGTATACGGACGTTTGGGTTAGTATGGGTATGGAGACTGAGGCCGAGGAGAGGAAGAAGGTATTTAGGTCCTATCAAGTCAATGCTGAATTAATGAGGAAGGCAGGTCCTCAAGCTGTCTTCATGCACTGCCTACCCGCACATAGGGGTGAGGAGGTTACTGATGATGTTATTGATGGGCCACAAAGTGTAGTTTGGGATCAGGCGGAGAATAGGCTGCACACGGCTAAGGCCGTGTTAATATCACTATTAGCGTGA